A window from Podospora bellae-mahoneyi strain CBS 112042 chromosome 1 map unlocalized CBS112042p_1, whole genome shotgun sequence encodes these proteins:
- the GLN1_1 gene encoding glutamate--ammonia ligase (BUSCO:EOG09262MXH; COG:E; EggNog:ENOG503NVDA) — translation MATTESFLSNAQNLQKFLTLDQRGKIMAEYIWIDAEGGTRSKSRTLDEKEGGYTPDDLPIWNFDGSSTGQAPGDNSDVYLKPVAVFPDPFRLGNNILVLSECIDNDGNPNKYNFRHETAKLMEAHAAHEPWFGLEQEYTLLDLNDRPYGWPKNGFPAPQGPYYCGVGAGKVVQRDIVEAHYRACLYAGVKISGTNAEVMPAQWEFQVGPCLGIEMGDHLWLARFLLHRIAEEFGAKVSVHPKPIPGDWNGAGLHSNFSTKEMRQEGGMKYIEAAIEKLGKRHQEHIAVYGEDNEKRLTGRHETGAIDQFSYGVANRGCSIRIPRECAAKGYGYFEDRRPASNADPYQITGIIMETCFGAV, via the exons ATG GCGACTACCGagtccttcctctccaatgCCCAGAAC CTCCAGAAGTTCCTGACTCTGGACCAAAGGGGGAAGATCATGGCCGAGTACATCTG GATTGATGCTGAAGGTGGTACTCGTTCCAAGTCGAGA ACACTcgacgagaaggagggcggCTACACTCCGGATGATCTTCCCATCTGGAACTTCGATGGTTCCTCCACCGGCCAGGCCCCCGGTGACAACTCGGACGTCTACCTGAAGCCCGTAGCGGTTTTCCCCGATCCGTTCCGTCTCGGCAACAACATTCTCGTCCTTTCCGAGTGCATCGACAATGATGGCAACCCCAACAAGTACAACTTCCGTCATGAGACCGCCAAGCTGATGGAGGCTCACGCCGCTCACGAGCCCTGGTTCGGCCTTGAGCAAGAATACACTCTCCTCGACCTCAACGACCGTCCCTATGGCTG GCCCAAGAACGGTTTCCCCGCCCCTCAGGGTCCTTACTACTGTGGTGTGGGTGCCGGCAAGGTTGTGCAGCGTGACATCGTCGAGGCTCACTACCGTGCCTGTCTGTACGCCGGTGTGAAGATCTCTGGTACCAATGCCGAGGTGATGC CCGCCCAGTGGGAGTTCCAGGTCGGCCCCTGCCTCGGTATCGAGATGGGTGACCACCTCTGGCTTGCCAGATTCCTTCTGCACCGCATTGCCGAGGAGTTCGGCGCCAAGGTCTCCGTCCACCCCAAGCCTATTCCTGGCGACTGGAACGGTGCTGGTCTCCACTCCAACTTCTCTACCAAGGAGATGCGTCAAGAG GGCGGCATGAAGTACATCGAGGCTGCTATCGAGAAGCTCGGCAAGAGGCACCAAGAGCATATCGCCGTCTACGGCGAGGACAACGAGAAGCGTCTCACCGGCAGACACGAGACTGGTGCTATCGATCAGTTCTCGTATGGTGTTGCCAACCGTGGCTGCTCTATCCGTATTCCAAGAGAATGCGCCGCTAAGGGCTACGGCTACTTCGAGGATCGTCGCCCAGCCTCCAACGCTGACCCTTACCAGATTACTGGCATCATCATGGAGAC TTGCTTCGGTGCTGTATAA
- a CDS encoding uncharacterized protein (EggNog:ENOG503Q3EA; COG:S) codes for MPASRNRPMQHIDRKSLYTSLEARVKYLHSFLDFGVSDIEALKSGSKYIQALIPAVVNIVYKKLLQYDITARAFTTRSTAFEGPMDDTPDEDSPQILHRKMFLRAYLKKLCSDPAQMEFWEYLDKVGMMHTGIGRTHPLHIEYIHIGAGLAVIQDVLTEAILSHPRLHIQRKIAIVKALGKVIWIQNDLFTKWYVHDGEEFTDGMDFGEIEKEGWLHGKKVLNEQDAISEGSDDTATACPASGQKGKDGPTAGVCPFTGISSDMKNLKVQDDKPKVEVTATGQQ; via the exons ATGCCAGCATCACGAAATCGTCCGATGCAGCACATTGACCGCAAGAGTCTCTACACCAGTCTGGAGGCTCGGGTCAAGTACTTGCATTCTTTTCTTGACTTCGGTGTCA GCGACATCGAAGCATTGAAGAGCGGCAGCAAATATATCCAGGCCCTCATCCCAGCGGTTGTCAACATTGTGTACAAGAAACTTTTGCAGTATGACATCACCGCCCGGGCTTTTACGACAAGGTCAACGGCCTTCGAAGGTCCCATGGACGACACGCCAGACGAGGACAGCCCCCAGATTCTTCATCGTAAAATGTTTCTCAGAGCATATCTTAAGAAGTTGTGTTCAGATCCTGCGCAGATGGAGTTCTGGGAGTACCTCGACAAGGTTGGCATGATGCACACAGGCATTGGCCGAACGCACCCATTACACATTGAGTACATTCACATCGGCGCCGGACTCGCTGTTATCCAAGATGTTCTCACCGAGGCTATCCTCTCCCATCCTCGTCTACACATCCAACGCAAGATCGCCATCGTCAAAGCCCTTGGCAAGGTCATCTGGATTCAGAACGACCTGTTCACCAAGTGGTATGtccatgatggggaggagttCACCGACGGCATGGACTTTGGCGAAATCGAAAAGGAAGGCTGGCTGCACGGAAAGAAGGTTCTTAACGAGCAAGATGCTATTTCTGAGGGCAGCGATGAcacagcaacagcctgcCCCGCCAGCGGACAAAAAGGCAAAGATGGTCCGACAGCTGGTGTGTGTCCATTCACAGGGATATCGTCAGACATGAAGAATTTGAAAGTGCAAGATGACAAGCCCAAAGTTGAGGTGACGGCGACTGGACAGCAATAA